The Syntrophus gentianae genome contains the following window.
CCTGGAACAAAAGCCGGACCGCGAAGGAACTAGGGATTCATAAAAGCACGCTTTTCCGAAAGCTTAAGGCCCTGGGAATTTGTTCACCCGGAAGGGTTCAGGAAAAGGACTGACGGCAGAAAAGTGCGCCTCCGCTCGTATTGTGGATGAGAAGGCCCCATCATCTGGCACGGCGACGATTTGAAAACTCAATCCCCCAGCGGAGTAAAGCCAATACACCGAGGAAGGCCAGAGACAGTGAACTCCAGACCAGAGCCTCGAAGGCCAGCAGATAATGCTGGGCCGGATCAAGAGCAATCCGCATCAGAATGCCCCCCACAAGAAGCAGGGGAATCAGTGCCGCCAGTCTCCATTTTCCTTTCCAGCGGCGAAGGGCAAAGATCTCTGCGATCAGAAAACCCAAAAAAAGTGTAAAAACAAGATCCATTAGCATGGCAAATCTTCTTTCTTATCCTATGCCTGTCAGGCATCATGGATGAGCACCGAACAGCCATCCGAAAGAGCTTTTGGAATTCAACCTTTGTCGTCTTTGAGAAACAACTGGTGATATTCGGGCTCCGTCAGATATTTCTTCAGCATTTTACTCGCTGTATCAAAGACTTCTGCTAAATCCTCATCAGTCATCCGCTTCAGAATCGTATTCATCAGAGAGTCATCGGAAAATTTCTGCAGATACAGGTGCACCGTATGCTCATCAGTCTGCCTGTCCAGACCATATCCTACGAAACCATCATAGGTTTCCACAAACTCATGGGAGTGCTTTGCCATCAAGATATCCTCATTGTTTTTTGGGGAGCAATAAATCAAATTCGGTGAAAGATATCAATCCTCAAATGGGCGAAAGAGGAGCGATACGATCCTTTGCCTCCCCTTTTGGGGAAAAGCGCAGCAGTAACCGACGGGAAGCAGTTGCAACAATGCAATATATTCTTAAGAATGATGTTGCGTTATTGCAACTAATTGTCCTGCCCATCCTTTCTTAGAACATGGTAAATGCCTATATATATTAGAAATTTGTCTTTTTCAAAGGAGGTTTGATCCAACTGGCATGCTTCCTGATATTTATGACGACCGGGGAGTGAAAAATATGAAATCAGCCCTTCCGGTTTGCGGGCAGGATATTGCCCTCGTTTTTGATGATGCAGATTTCCTGCTTCTTATCGAGGCCGGGGAAACGGGATCTCTCAGAGAGGAACGGTTGCGTTGCTCTGGAAATTCGATGATTGACCGGGCAAACCAGCTGAGATCTCTGGATGTGGATCTCCTGATCTGCGGCGCTATTTCCTGTCCTTTGCAAAGAATGATCGAGGCGCAGGGAATCGACGTCATTCCCTTTGTGCGCGGAAAGGCGACGGAGGTTTTTGATGCCTATTGCAGGAACCGTCTTGAGGACCAACGCTTCTTGATGCCGGGAAGGCGCACTCTCTCGAATGGGCGTCTCTGCCGCGGACAGCAGAAGCGACGGCGTGCCAGGGGAGATGAAAAGGCATAGAAATTAAAGAGAAATTATACATTTCAAGAATATTTGTAAAGGAACAATCCGAACATTGAAAATTGCTGTAGCGGGCGGAAGGGGGGGGACAGGGAAAACCACCTTGGCAATCAATTTTGCACAGGCTTTGGCAAAGGGCGGGCATGAAGTGACCCTGCTGGACTGCGATGTGGAAGAACCCAATATCCGCCTTTTTCTTCCTTCGGAAATTGAATCTGTTTCGTCTGTGGAAATTTCATTTCCTGATGTGACACGGGAAAAGTGCACAGGATGCCGGGTTTGCGCAGAAGTCTGCGAGTATCAAGCCATAGCTGTCCTTGGGAACAAAGTCTTCATTTTTCCTGAACTTTGTCAAGCCTGCGGAGCCTGCGCCTGGTTCTGTCCGCAAAAGGCGATTCGGGAGATCCCACGGGAGATCGGCAAGATCCAGATGGGAAGAAAAGGGCGTATTCGCCTCATCGGGGGGCGGCTCAATGAAGGAGAGGTCCTATCGCCGGTGATCATCAAGCGGGTCAAGGAACGTGGCCTTGACGGAAGCATTGCCGTCATCGATGCTCCTTCAGGCGCCTCATGGCCCGTTATGGCCGCAGTTCGCGATACGGATGGGGTTCTGCTGGTTACGGAGCCCACTCCCTTTGGTCTTCATGACTTGAAGCCTGCAGTAGAAATGTTACGACGACTGGAACTTCCTTGCGCTGTGGCCATTAATCGTAGCACTCTGGGGGAAAAGGATCTGTGGCGTTATTGCTTAAGCGAACAGCTTCCCATTGTTCTTGAAATTCCCGACGACCGGCGGATTGCTGAGGCGTGTTCGCAGGGCAAAACGCTTTTGGAAGCATTCCCCGAATACCGGGAGATTTTCCTTCAGGGATGGCAGAACTTGCAGGAAACTTTCGGAGTATCTTAGGCCAATGCAGTGCTTTAAATTATTAGTATTTCCGCTTTTGGAATCTGCGCCGGGAAATCATTTCCGATCTCGGCGCTCTTTTGCACAGGAATCAAAGGGTTTTAATAAATGGTAGCCAAGTGAAGGAAATGGCGGTCGTCAGCGGGAGAGGCGGAGCAGGAAAAACCAGTATCGTGGCGAGTTTTGCCCTTCTTGCAAAGAGAAAAGTACTGGTTGATTGCGATGTGGAGGCTGCGAATCTCCATCTGATCCTGACTCCAACGGTCGAGCATGAGGAAGATTTTTGTGCAGGCGGCAAGGCCAGGATTCGACCTGAGCGATGCACCGCCTGCGGTTTCTGTATGCGCCTATGCCGCTTCGGAGCTATTTTTTTCAAAGAAGAGATGGGCAAAACCCCTGGAATGGCGAAACCCGTCATTCGTCGTCTTCTGTGCAACGGATGCAAACTCTGTGTGCGGATTTGTCCTGAAGAGGCCATAGATTTCGAACCTCACGTGGAGAGTCGGATGCTTGTGTCTAAAACGGATTACGGCCCCATGGTTCATGCCAGACTCGGCATGGACCTGAAAAATGCCGGACAGCTGGTGGCGGCCGTCCGAAAAAAGGCACGGAGCGTCGCCGCAGAAAAAGGGCTGGATCAGGTAATCATTGACGGATCGTCGGGCTTCGGCCTTGCAGTCAGTCAGTCCATTACGGGAACGGATCTTGTCCTGGCCGTTTTTGAACCAAACGTGTCGGGCGAACAGGATTTTCTGCGACTGGCGGAGTTGACAGCTCATTTCCGGATTCCGCTAATGGTTTGTGTCAACAAGTGGGACTTGAATAAGGAGATGACGGAAAAGATTGAGGATTTAACGATAGAAAGGAATGCCCGGCCATTGGGGCGGGTGCGTTATGACCGGAATGTCGCCAACGCCATGATCGCTGGGAAAAGTGTTGTGGAATTTGCCAGGGGTGGGGCGGCGGACGATATCAGGAAACTATGGGAGAAGATTTCTGAAAGTTGACCAATATGACGGCAAAGGCGCCTTCCCGGTCAAAGATAAAACATCAGATCCTATCGACCTATATAAGATAAGCAATTAAAGGAAAAGGAGAAAAGCGTTATGGGTTCATGTGATTCATGCAATTCAGGTAATTCAGGTAATTCACCGGAGTGTGGAGGTTGCTCAACGGAGGGCGGCCAGACGGATATTTCTAAGGCGAATCTCAGCGATGACGAGAAGGTGAAAATAAACATGCAGCGTATCGCCCACAAAATCCTGGTTCTTTCGGGAAAGGGGGGTGTCGGCAAGAGTACCGTTGCGGTCAATCTGGCGACCGCCCTGGCCCTCCAGGGAAGGCGCGTGGGGCTTCTGGATGTGGATTTTCACGGGCCAAGCATCCCCACACTCCTTCATCTGGAGGGAAAAAGGCCGGAGGCAACGGAGAATGGGCTGCTTCCCATTACGATTGAAGGCGGCATGAAGGTAATGTCCATTGGGTTTCTTCTGCAACGGCCGGATGACGCCGTGATCTGGCGGGGACCGCTGAAGATTGGTGCAATCAAACAACTGCTGGGCGATGTGGCCTGGGGAGATTTGGACTATCTCGTCATCGATTTCCCGCCGGGGACGGGAGACGAACCGCTCACCGTGGCCCAGACGATTCCTGAGGCGGACGGCGCCGTAGTGGTGACGACGCCCCAGGACGTATCAACCATTGATGTCAGCAAATCCGTGACGTTCTGCCGGCAATTGAACATCCCCGTTCTGGGCGTGGTTGAAAACATGAGTGGCCTGATCTGTCCGCACTGCTCGAAGCTTATCGACCTGTTCAAACAGGGGGGCGGCGAGGAAATGGCCAAACGGATGGGCGTGCCCTTTCTGGGCCGAATCCCTCTTGATCCCCAGATTGTGCAATCGTCGGATGAGGGACGGCCCTTCGTCTATCACCATTCGAATACGGAAGCCGCGGCTGCCTTCCAAGGGATTGTCGAACCGCTGCTCGATCTCCGGTGAGCTGCGAACCAAGAGATGTATCTTCGATGAAATCAGTCGGAGTGGAAACTTCATGGAGCCGGTATGCAAATTCGCATCGTAGCGACAGGTTCAACACCTCAGGAAAGGAGGGAAGGGCGGTGGGGTCTTTCTCTCCTTCTTGGAGAATCGGTGCTCCTGGACACCTTCGGTATGGCGGACCTGTTCTGGGATAATCTCTGCAAAGTGCGAGGAGATGTCTCCCGGATCAGGCATGTCGTTCTTTCCCACGAGCACTGGGATCATATAGAGGGCCTGGAAAAGCTTGCGGAAAAGAATTCAACGGTAACCGTTTACATCTGCCCTCACACGGAAGCTTCAGTAAAGGCTTGGATCAGGGGATTCGGAATGCCGGTTGTTGAAGTAGACGATTGGCTTGAAATTGAAAAGGGCGTTTTCATATCGGGTGAAATTGCCGGAACCTGGAGTGGAAATCCTCTGTGGGAACAGATTGTGGTGATTCAAGAGCAGCCGTGGCTTTCCGTTCTGACTGGATGCGCTCACCCGGGGCTCTTTCCTATTCTTCAGCGTGTGCAAAACCGGTTTGCCGATCCAATCACCCTGCTGATGGGCGGTTTCCATCTGATGAACAGTACGGAAGAAGGGATTGCGGCAGCTGTCACTGCTCTTCGAATGTTCGGTGTTCAACGGATTGCACCAACACACTGTACGGGAGAGCCCGCGGTCTCCATTCTCCGGGAAACCTTCGGCAATCGTTTTGTTCCGGTGGAGGAGGGCGGCCTGATCAATAGCCGTGAAAAGATACAGGAATGATCTTCATGTCGAAAACAGGCAAAGCGAAAGGTGAAGATGACTCATGTTGAAAATTTTTTACGGATAGACGAATAACGAATAAAAATTGACTTCCGGAGTCTTTGATTCCGGAAGTTCCGTATAGAGGACACAGGAAAAAATGTTTTTACCGAATAAAATTTTCTTTACAAAGGGCGTTGGAAATCATCGGGCGGAGCTGCACTCTTTTGAACTGGCCCTCCGGGATGCGGGAATTGAAAAATGCAATCTGGTACAGGTATCCAGTATCATGCCGCCCGGCTGCCGGATCATCTCGCGGGCTGAAGGCCTGCGGTTACTGAAGCCCGGGTCGATTACCTATTGCGTCATGAGTCGATGCGCCAGCAACGAGCCCAGAAGGCTGCTGGCTGCATCGGTCGGTTGTGCCATTCCAGCGGATAAAACCACTTATGGCTACATCAGTGAACACCATGCCTTCGGGCAGACGGAGAAGCAGGCCGGCGAATATGCCGAAGATCTGGCGGCAGCCATGCTGGCGTCCACGCTGGGCATCGACTTTAATATCGAGGAAAGCTGGGATGAAAAAAAAGAAATTTTCAAAATCAGCGGAAAGATCGTTGGTACGAGAAACGTCACTCAGTCCAGCATTGTAAAAAGTACGGATTATACAACCGTCCTGGCGGCTGCCGTTTTTGTTTTTTCCTGAAATTCAAATGTAATGCGATCCGCTGCAACCTGTGCGGAGCATCGATTAAAAAAAGGAGTGACCAGATTACGCTGATGACGATCTTCAGTATGATTGGCGTTGCTTTGGCTATGACGCTGGTGGCTCTTCTCTGGTTCGGCCTGCACTATTGTCTGAATTCTCTTATGAAGGACCCGGATGGTATTGCCAAAGTAACAGGTTCGTGCGGCGATACCATGGAGATTGCCCTGAAATTCAATGGCCCACGGGTGGAAGATGTCCATTGCTGGACCGATGGTTGCGCGATCAGCAAAATGTGCGTGGAGACAGTGGGAATGCTTGCCCGCGGCAAGAACGTGGCAGAGCTCGAAAAAATCGATACATCGGCCATTCTGGAACGGGTGGGGAATCTTCCCGATACGCATATGCATTGTGCTGTTCTCGCTGAAACGACATTGCATAAGGCAGTTTCCGTTTATAAACTCAAGAATCCAGTTATTGCGTCTTGTGAAACAGGATGCCGCAAGGAGTATGCTCTGGATAACGGTTTACACCATGAGGTCGGCGCATCCCCGGCAGAAAAATTGAATTATGTCGTGTACCTTTTTCCTTCCTCGAACTATGTGATGAAGGCTGAAAGAATCCTCAAAGAATTTGGAATTGACCATAAGATTATTCCCGTCCCCCGTCATCTCAGCTCCAACTGCGGTGTTTGCCTCCGGATTCCACAGGATCAGCAGCAAAGGGTCAGCGAAACGCTGAGGGAAAAGGTATCCTGGGAACAAATGGCCGTTCTCTGAAAAGAAAATAATCCAGACAGAACGCATCGCCATGAAGGATTATCCATTTACTTTTGCAGACGAAGCCTTGAAAAAGTATTCTTCATGGGTTAGTGATGTTTGTCCTGGAAACGGAAGAAAGAAAAATTTCTGATGTCTTTAACCGCTGGGACATCAATCTTTGAAGAAAAGGGAATAGCTGGAAAGATGTGGGAATATACGGATAAGGTCATGGAACATTTTTGGAACCCCCGCAATGTTGGGGAAGTTGAAAATCCCGACGGTCTGGGAGAAGTCGGTTCCATTGCCTGTGGTGATGCACTGCGCCTTACCTTTAAAGTGGACGAAAACAAGAGGATCACGGAAGCGAAATTCAAAAGCTTCGGCTGTGCCAGCGCTATTGCGGCGGCGTCGGCCTTGACGGAAATGCTCAAAGGCCTTACGGTAGAAGACGCTGAAAAGATTACAAATCAGGACATTGCGGCTTCCCTTGGGGGGCTTCCTAAGCAAAAGATGCACTGTTCCGTTCTCGGAGAACAGGTTCTTGAAAAGGCCATTGCCTATTATCGGGGGAACCCGGCAGATAACAAAGAAGAGATGATCTGTGAATGTTTCGGCGTGACGGAGCTGGAAATACAAAAGGCTTTGAAGGAGAACAACCTGACGACCGTGGAAGAGGTGACAAACTATACGAAAGCGGGAGGCGGTTGTGGAAGCTGTCACGAAAGGATTCAGGGGATTATCGATTGGGTTCGATCCGCAGCACGCAAGCCCCGCGAACCGAAATTAATAACGATCCGGAACATCCTCATGGTCGAGAAGAGCGGGAAAGAAAATATTGAAAAAAATCAGGCAGGCACATTGCCTGGTTGAGCGAAGAAATTGCTGGTTAAAAAAAGCGGATCTGATGAGTTCATTTCCCCTCAAGGGGGCGGTAACGCCCCCTTGAGGCATGGCAGAACCCGAAGAAATCAGTCCAGCAGTCCTTGAATCTGCTTCAGTGTTCTAATTAATATTTCAGCTTCCTTCATGCCGGGTTGTCTCGGCAGTTGCGTCATGATGCCGAGCCCCTCGCTGGCCTCATGGAATTCTTCAGGGGATAAACTGCTTACAACAGCACAATTGATCATGGGATTGATTCTGAGCAGCCTTTTCGATAACTCGAGGGCCGTCATGTCTCCCAGGTCTTCATCGGCAACAACGAGATCAACCGTCTTGCTTGAAAGCCTTGTCAGAGCTTCTTCACCGGAGGTCGACATCTCCAGTTCAATATCGTCTTTTCCGCTTAACGACGAGGACAGGCCTCTTAACGAGTCTTTACTGTGGCTCACCAATAGCAATTTAAGCATCGCATTCCTCAAATCAGCACGTATCAACAATGAAAAACACAGGGTACATGGCAATAGGGGAAACCTATTGCCATGTACCCTTCGCCCGATTCTTCTTGAGCAAGTTCATTCTTACCAATGACCTTCCACATTTTCCTTGTCTGCAAATTTCAGCTTTCCGTCAAGGAAGGATTGAACCGCCTCTCTGACCGTGCCGGAGGCGTCGCTGGCTACTTTTATCCCGGCGGCATTTAATGTCTTAAAGGCATTTGGACCGCAAAAGCCGGTGAGCAGGACCTCGGCGCCTTTATTGTGGATACTGGCCGCGGCCTGTATTCCAGCCCCTTTAAGAGAATTTACATTCTCCTGGTTGTCAAGAACTTCAATAATCAACGTTTCCGAATCCACGATCAGAATGTAGGCGGCCCTGCCGAAGCGGGGGTCTACCGGTGAATCCAGTTCCCTGCCCTGTGATGTAACGGCAATTTTCATCTTGGATCTCCTTTCGCTTAACGTCCACCACCGCCGCAGACCTGGTCATCCGCTATCCTGGGCAGTATTCCGGCGATAAGGTCTTCAACAACGGGTCTTATCTCAGGTCGTGTCACGTCGTAGTAGACATTGATCCCGACCTGCCGGAAACCCATCAGGGGCCTCATGCCAATGCCGCCGACAACCAGCGCATTCACGTTATGCTGGGCGAGGAGATTTACAGGAACCATGCATCCACCCTGGATATGGCTCTGATTGGGAATCGTGGTTACTTTCTCAATCTCGCCATTCTTGACATCCACCAAGGTAAACACATCACAATGGCCGAAGTGACCTGACCTGTGCCCATCCAGCCCCCCGGCTTCCATTGATGGGATCGCTATTCTTCCTTCTTTCATTTTTTATTTCCTCCTTGATATGATAATATTTTTAAATGTTTGAAATTAATCAAAAATCAGAATTCATTGACTGCCGAGTTTCCAGTCCAAGTGTGAAATGAAAACCAGAAAAAACTTGCCCTGTCACGACTGATGAATTCCAAGTCTTTCCGTAACTTTTTCCCATATTTGTCTGACTCGGTCAGCGGTTTGTGATCGGGGATCATATTCAAACAGGGTCTGCCCCTGAACCATGGCCTTTGTAAAAACAGGGTCAAAGGGTATCCCTTCGAGAACTTCCATATTTCCTGCGCGTGCCGTATCTTCTATTGCCTTGGTCTCATCCCGGTTCAGATCAAATTTGTTGACGCAGACCATGGCGGGCACCTTGAACTGTTCAGCCAGTTCCGCGACCCTGATCATATCGTGCTTTCCCGATAAGGTAGGTTCCACGACGATGAGAACGGCGGTGGCTGTTCCGATGGAAGCAATGACCGGACACCCAACCCCGGGAGGGCCATCCGTCAATATCAGTTCAAGCTTCTTTTCTTCAGCCAGCTTTGTCGCCTGCTGTCTTACAACCGTAACAAGCCTTCCGGAATTCTCCTCCGCGATTCCCAGCCTGGCGTGAACCATGGGGCCGAAACGTGTTTCGGAGATAAACCATTCTCCGCAGGTATTGATTGGGAAATCGATGGCCTTTTCCGGGCAGAAATACACGCACACACCGCAACCCTCACAATCGATGGGTGCTACATTGAACCCTTCATCGATGGCGCTCCAGTTGCACAGATCTCGACAAAGACCGCATTCCGAGCATTTCTCGTGATTTATGATCGCCTTATGGCCCCCCTGAAAGTCATACCTCTCAACAATCTTCGGCGCTGTGAGCAGATGGAGGTCTGCTGCATCCACATCGGCATCGCAAAGGACCATGCCTTTTGCGAGAGCTGCAAAGGCCGCGGTCAGGCTTGTCTTTCCCGTTCCACCTTTTCCACTTATTACGACCAATTCTTTCATGAAAAGTTTCCCCGTTTCACAATTGCTTCAATACGTTGATATAGTTCGAGAAATTTTTCCTTCCACCCGGGTATACTCTCAACCAGAAGTTCGCCGCGGGAATATGCCTCGGCAATGTCCCGTTGGAAGGGGATTTCCATTAAAATCGGGAGAGACTCCTCCCTGGCGTATTCCTTCACCTTCTCATCGCCCATATCGCAGCGGTTAATTACCAAACCGCAGGGGATTCCGAGAATCCTGACTGCCCCTAAAGCCAGACTCAGATCATGAAGTCCAAAGGGGGTCGGCTCCGTGACGAGGAGGACAAAATCCGTTCCTTTCATGGCTGTGATCACGGGACAGGAAGTGCCAGGCGGCGCATCGATAATGGTCAGTCCATCCCTGTCTGCCTGGGAGCGGACTTTTCTGATCAGCGGAGGAGACATGGCTTCACCGATTTTTAAATGACCGTCGAGAAATTCCAGTTCTTTCCGCTGTCCTTTCCGGATCGTTCCCAATTCACGCTCCTTCCATCGGATGGCATTTTCTGGACAGACCCGCATGCACCCTCCGCAGCTATGACAGAGATGTTCAAAGGTCAGAACCGTCTTGCCCAGAACAGCGATTGCCCTGAACTGGCAGATTTCCGCACATTTCCCACAGCCGCTGCATTTTTCTTCATCAATCTCAGGGACGGGCGTCGTAACGGTGCGGGTGTATTCAAGGACCGGGTTGAGAAACAGATGTGCATTGGGCTCCTCCACGTCACAATCAAGGAGACGGACTTTCCCGCTTACGGAAACAGCCAGATTTGTCGCTACCGTCGTTTTCCCCGTTCCACCCTTGCCGCTTGCCACGCTGATAATCATTCTCGATCTCCAGACAATTTTTTTAACTGTACATCCAACAGATGGTTGGACGGTCATTTCCTCTCTACGATGAATCTCTGCTCGATGTAATGCTTTAGAAAGGATGCAGATGACATCCTTCCATAGGGCATTTAGTATGCCGTCATGGAGATTGGCAGCGGTTATTCGCGTATCTTGTTGTATTATTTGGTAGATTTCAGATAAAAATATCTCGGCGGGAGGATGAAAAACGTCTGTAGTTTTGCAATAATGCAATTAGACTATTGCGTATGTGCAATAATGCAAAGCTATTTGATGGATTTCATCTCAAAGGGTAGGAGCAGGGGGCATGAATCATTTATAACGTCCATCCTGTTTAGGCAGTTCGATATTCAGTCGCTTGATTTTTCGCCAGAGAGTCGCAGGGTGCATCCCCAGCCGGGCCGCCGTGCGTTTCCTGTTCCAATTATTTTCAGCCAGAGCGTTATAGATAAAATCCTTTTCCTGCCCCTTCAGGGAAATCTGTTTCGGGGAAAGGGCATCATGATTTTCGTTGCCTGAACCTCGGGCCAGGGAATCGGGGAGATGTTTGCTGTCTATAAGGCCGTTTTTGCAGACGACCATCGCATATTCGATAATATTTTCCAACTCGCGGATATTGCCGGGATAATCATGTGACATGAGGATCGCCATCGCCTCAGGTTGAATGCCCTGAATGTCCTTTCCCTTGTGACGATTGAATTTGCTGATAAAATATTCCGCCAGGAGTGGAATATCCTCCTTTCGATCCCTTAAGGGTGGAAGAAATAATTTTACCACATTGATCCTGTAATAGAAGTCTGTCCGGAAAGCCCCTTCTTTGACAAGCTTTTCCAAATCCTTGTTCGTTGCTGCAATAATCCGCACGTCAACCTTTTCCGATTTCGTTCCTCCCAGAGGCTCAAAAACCTTTTCCTGGAGGACGCGGAGGAGGCGAACCTGCATGGCCGGAGATATGTCTCCGATCTCGTCCAGAAACAAAGTGCCGCCATGGGCGAGGGTGATACGTCCGGGTTTGTCTTTTTTTGCATCCGTAAAGGCCCCGGCCTTGTAGCCGAACAGTTCCGATTCAAGGAGATTGTCCGGCACCGCCCCGCAGTTGATGGTGATCATGGGGCCATCCTTTCTTGAACTTACGGAATGAATGGCCTTTGCAAACAGCTCCTTTCCTGTTCCGCTCTCGCCTGAAAGGATAACCGTGGCATCGCTATCGGACAGCTGTTCCACAATGTGGAAGAGACGATGCATCTCTTTGTTTTTGCTGATGATGTCATGAAAGGACTGGCGGTTGTAAAGTTCCTTGCGCAGATCCTCCACCAGGCTGAGATCCCGGAACGTCTCAACCCCACCGACAACTTGCTGTTTTTTATTTTTGAGGAGGGCCGTGGAGATACTGATGGGAACGCGTTCCCCTTTTGCATTTTCGATAAAGATGGATTGATTGACAACGGGTTGACCGGTATCGACGGTATGCCTGAGAGAACAGGAGTCTTCGCAGATGCTGGCCCTGAAAACTTCCCGGCATTGCCTACCCAGTGCCTTTTCTTTCGGGATGCCCGTTATGCTCTCCGCTGCGCGGTTAAAGGATGTGATCTTCCATTCAGAATCAACGGTGAAAACACCGTCCGTAATGCTGTCAAGAATGATCTGCGTCTGGCTTTCTTTATCTTTATCTTTATTCATTTCATAATCGATGGATCATTTTATTGATCTCTTCCATGTCTGCCGCTGAGTCCTTATAATTGTTCGTCCCTGTCCTCCTTTACCACCAAATTGCCGGGAATTGCCACCGTTTCTTTCCCTTTCCCAGGTTGAAAGAATTCGCACGGATAGCTTTTATCCGGCCTTTGTGCCAGCGATAATCACCCTTTTCAGGCTAATGGGCCTTGACAGGTTCAGTATTACTAAGTAATACTGAACCAGGTTTTCAGGAGTGCAATCATGAAAAAAAAAGAAGGAATTATCACGTTCAAGGTCAATGAGGATCTTTTAGAAATTATCAAGAGTATACCCAATCGTTCGGAGTTCATCAGGGCCGCGATCATGACGGCCCTTGAAAATGTCTGTCCCCTCTGTAGCGGGACCGGAATGCTGACACCGAAGCAGAAAGAACATTGGGATATATTTGCGGAGCACCACGCGGTAAAAAAATGTGAAGACTGTCAGGAACTGTTTATCGAGTGCACGAGAGTCGAAAATAAATAACGTTCCCCCGACTACGCCGCCGTGCCACTTGAACGGAGAACAATTTTATGGAGCTGACTCTGAAAGGAGAATCGTCATATGAAAAAGTCCTTTGTAGCTTACATGGTTCTGGTTCTCATGCTTGTTTTCCCGCCGTTGGCCCGGGGGGAGATGGGAAAAACCAAGGTCCCCGTATTTGTGAGCATTGTTCCCCAGGCTTATTTCCTTGAGCGAATAGGCGGAAAGCATGTGGATGTGAATGTCCTCATCGGTAAAGGGCAGTCCCCTCACAGTTACGAGCCGACACCCAAACAGATGGCGAAGCTTGCCGCGGCAAAGGCCTATTTTTGCATCGGCGTGACCAGCGAAAAAGGGATACTAAGAAAAATCAGGCAGTCCCACCGGAACCTTCTCATTGTGGAAACGCAGAGGGGGATCGTTTACCGCTATCTTGACGGCCATGATCACGATCACGGTGAAATGCATGGGAAAAGGCATTCGGCGGTGGGGGAAAAAGAGCCGGATCCCCATATCTGGATGGATCCTAAACTTGTAAAGATCCAGGCCCGGAATATCCAGGCCGCCCTGGAGCGCCTGGACCCTGCACACAAGGGGGAATATTCGGAAAATCTGAGAGTCTTTCAGCAGGACCTTGACCGGGTAAATGGAAGAATTGCCCGTTCCCTTGCCCCATTCAGGGGCAGCAGCATGTATGTCTTTCATCCC
Protein-coding sequences here:
- a CDS encoding sigma-54 interaction domain-containing protein — encoded protein: MNKDKDKESQTQIILDSITDGVFTVDSEWKITSFNRAAESITGIPKEKALGRQCREVFRASICEDSCSLRHTVDTGQPVVNQSIFIENAKGERVPISISTALLKNKKQQVVGGVETFRDLSLVEDLRKELYNRQSFHDIISKNKEMHRLFHIVEQLSDSDATVILSGESGTGKELFAKAIHSVSSRKDGPMITINCGAVPDNLLESELFGYKAGAFTDAKKDKPGRITLAHGGTLFLDEIGDISPAMQVRLLRVLQEKVFEPLGGTKSEKVDVRIIAATNKDLEKLVKEGAFRTDFYYRINVVKLFLPPLRDRKEDIPLLAEYFISKFNRHKGKDIQGIQPEAMAILMSHDYPGNIRELENIIEYAMVVCKNGLIDSKHLPDSLARGSGNENHDALSPKQISLKGQEKDFIYNALAENNWNRKRTAARLGMHPATLWRKIKRLNIELPKQDGRYK
- a CDS encoding response regulator, which encodes MLKLLLVSHSKDSLRGLSSSLSGKDDIELEMSTSGEEALTRLSSKTVDLVVADEDLGDMTALELSKRLLRINPMINCAVVSSLSPEEFHEASEGLGIMTQLPRQPGMKEAEILIRTLKQIQGLLD
- a CDS encoding metal ABC transporter solute-binding protein, Zn/Mn family — its product is MKKSFVAYMVLVLMLVFPPLARGEMGKTKVPVFVSIVPQAYFLERIGGKHVDVNVLIGKGQSPHSYEPTPKQMAKLAAAKAYFCIGVTSEKGILRKIRQSHRNLLIVETQRGIVYRYLDGHDHDHGEMHGKRHSAVGEKEPDPHIWMDPKLVKIQARNIQAALERLDPAHKGEYSENLRVFQQDLDRVNGRIARSLAPFRGSSMYVFHPAFGYFADAYGLKQVAIEIEGKEPSARQLAELIDRAKKERVKVMFVQPQFSRKGAEAVAKAIGGVVVPIDPLARDYLANLDRVAAAVEQGLR
- a CDS encoding ATP-binding protein; this translates as MIISVASGKGGTGKTTVATNLAVSVSGKVRLLDCDVEEPNAHLFLNPVLEYTRTVTTPVPEIDEEKCSGCGKCAEICQFRAIAVLGKTVLTFEHLCHSCGGCMRVCPENAIRWKERELGTIRKGQRKELEFLDGHLKIGEAMSPPLIRKVRSQADRDGLTIIDAPPGTSCPVITAMKGTDFVLLVTEPTPFGLHDLSLALGAVRILGIPCGLVINRCDMGDEKVKEYAREESLPILMEIPFQRDIAEAYSRGELLVESIPGWKEKFLELYQRIEAIVKRGNFS
- a CDS encoding NifB/NifX family molybdenum-iron cluster-binding protein, with amino-acid sequence MKIAVTSQGRELDSPVDPRFGRAAYILIVDSETLIIEVLDNQENVNSLKGAGIQAAASIHNKGAEVLLTGFCGPNAFKTLNAAGIKVASDASGTVREAVQSFLDGKLKFADKENVEGHW
- a CDS encoding NifB/NifX family molybdenum-iron cluster-binding protein; protein product: MKEGRIAIPSMEAGGLDGHRSGHFGHCDVFTLVDVKNGEIEKVTTIPNQSHIQGGCMVPVNLLAQHNVNALVVGGIGMRPLMGFRQVGINVYYDVTRPEIRPVVEDLIAGILPRIADDQVCGGGGR
- a CDS encoding nucleotide-binding protein, translating into MKELVVISGKGGTGKTSLTAAFAALAKGMVLCDADVDAADLHLLTAPKIVERYDFQGGHKAIINHEKCSECGLCRDLCNWSAIDEGFNVAPIDCEGCGVCVYFCPEKAIDFPINTCGEWFISETRFGPMVHARLGIAEENSGRLVTVVRQQATKLAEEKKLELILTDGPPGVGCPVIASIGTATAVLIVVEPTLSGKHDMIRVAELAEQFKVPAMVCVNKFDLNRDETKAIEDTARAGNMEVLEGIPFDPVFTKAMVQGQTLFEYDPRSQTADRVRQIWEKVTERLGIHQS
- a CDS encoding ribbon-helix-helix domain-containing protein; protein product: MKKKEGIITFKVNEDLLEIIKSIPNRSEFIRAAIMTALENVCPLCSGTGMLTPKQKEHWDIFAEHHAVKKCEDCQELFIECTRVENK